The Paenibacillus uliginis N3/975 genome has a window encoding:
- a CDS encoding DUF4362 domain-containing protein, whose protein sequence is MKKLWIHRAALLFILLLTLISGCTDPQVDEEKDVISNHGMTVTNLDRLDAFMKESKGTQRVVHYTIEGDPLFYVLKHNNNQIEMQYDTTQDKFGTPKVYKYTCDKLNKVETDTLLGYTLTGCDGDRKEIQILQIPFDVQGQDTFDFVLKYGPALKNEINTVNQVLVKDLQNGETAVVSDFQFTPEERQKIYKAMVLANYLEEKQLSTVCNQKPHEKYDLTVYINNRDLHYEWSECDKTEDAQQMKALINEIINILKAKDVYKQLPAVKGGYE, encoded by the coding sequence TTGAAGAAGCTATGGATCCATAGAGCAGCACTTTTGTTTATACTGCTTCTCACCCTGATATCTGGCTGTACGGATCCACAAGTTGATGAGGAGAAGGATGTAATTAGCAACCACGGAATGACCGTGACGAATCTTGACAGGCTGGATGCTTTTATGAAGGAATCAAAAGGTACTCAGCGTGTCGTTCATTACACTATTGAAGGGGATCCCCTCTTTTATGTCTTAAAACATAACAATAATCAGATCGAGATGCAATATGACACAACTCAAGATAAGTTCGGAACACCCAAAGTATATAAATATACATGTGACAAACTCAATAAAGTAGAGACCGATACTTTGTTAGGGTATACATTAACGGGGTGTGACGGGGATAGAAAAGAAATTCAGATACTTCAAATCCCATTTGATGTTCAGGGACAGGATACTTTTGATTTTGTTTTAAAGTACGGCCCAGCATTAAAAAATGAGATTAATACGGTGAATCAAGTTTTAGTTAAAGACCTTCAAAACGGAGAAACTGCTGTGGTATCTGATTTTCAATTTACACCGGAAGAGCGCCAAAAAATATACAAGGCAATGGTTCTCGCCAATTACCTAGAAGAGAAACAATTATCGACCGTCTGTAATCAGAAACCACATGAGAAATATGATCTCACGGTTTATATTAACAACCGGGATCTTCATTATGAATGGTCTGAATGTGACAAAACAGAAGATGCTCAGCAGATGAAAGCATTGATTAATGAAATCATCAACATCCTGAAGGCAAAAGATGTTTACAAGCAGCTTCCTGCGGTTAAAGGCGGATATGAATGA
- a CDS encoding PDZ domain-containing protein, which yields MITELVEPCRMVIADDENELTIWTLEPHAEGTLVGIEYTGLWPGDLGIMSMENMAYGTYRFMTNMKSVLESSQDIRSSFWKSWIGTKHISYESSETKGVKVVQVIEGTPADGVLQEGDIITHLNMTGVQSYDELEEKITSMEPLKVLKIKYLRGGVVEVAEQ from the coding sequence ATGATTACCGAGCTTGTCGAACCATGCAGAATGGTAATCGCAGACGATGAGAACGAACTTACGATCTGGACACTTGAACCTCATGCAGAGGGAACTCTTGTCGGCATTGAATATACCGGCCTATGGCCTGGTGATCTTGGGATCATGTCGATGGAGAACATGGCCTATGGTACATACCGGTTTATGACAAATATGAAGAGTGTTCTGGAAAGCAGTCAAGATATTCGCTCATCCTTTTGGAAGAGCTGGATTGGGACGAAGCATATTTCTTACGAGAGCAGCGAGACGAAGGGAGTTAAAGTTGTGCAGGTTATTGAAGGTACACCAGCAGACGGTGTTCTTCAGGAAGGTGATATTATTACCCATCTAAACATGACGGGTGTTCAGAGCTATGATGAACTGGAAGAGAAGATTACTAGTATGGAGCCTCTTAAAGTCTTGAAGATTAAGTATCTAAGAGGCGGTGTAGTTGAGGTTGCTGAGCAATGA
- a CDS encoding SRPBCC family protein encodes METTFTTLKREIVIRTTPERVWKALTVPEERNRWETRICLIELKVGGAIELDYGWGVSYEE; translated from the coding sequence ATGGAAACCACATTTACAACGTTGAAACGGGAGATTGTCATTCGTACTACCCCTGAGCGTGTATGGAAGGCGCTTACGGTACCAGAGGAACGAAACCGCTGGGAAACAAGAATCTGCTTAATTGAGCTTAAAGTTGGTGGAGCTATCGAGCTTGATTATGGATGGGGAGTCTCGTACGAGGAATGA
- a CDS encoding metalloregulator ArsR/SmtB family transcription factor, whose protein sequence is MTDIYRAVSDPVRRRILKIVAHQEKTQSEIVKEFIISQPAVKKHLAILLEEELILERREGKYCYYRLNTPIFQHHYQRLQHELGLILENKLNDLKHYLEEDM, encoded by the coding sequence TTGACTGATATTTATCGAGCTGTTTCGGATCCCGTCCGAAGACGGATTTTGAAAATAGTTGCTCATCAGGAGAAAACACAGAGTGAAATTGTGAAGGAGTTTATTATTTCGCAGCCGGCGGTGAAGAAACACTTGGCTATTTTATTGGAGGAAGAGTTGATTTTAGAGCGAAGGGAAGGCAAGTACTGTTATTACCGATTGAACACACCGATTTTTCAGCATCATTACCAGCGACTGCAGCATGAACTTGGCCTTATTTTGGAAAACAAATTGAACGATCTGAAACATTATTTAGAGGAGGATATGTAG
- a CDS encoding ABC transporter ATP-binding protein, with translation MNASINKPSSVVLSAEKITKTIGNKNIVDGLSFDIHQGEVVGLLGPNGAGKTTTIRMIVGLIKMSQGDVIVRGHSIRNQFVKAIRHIGGIIENPEFYPYMSGYDNLKQYQRMSEGINESRINEVIKLVGLQDAIHKKVRAYSLGMRQRLGIAQALLHEPSILILDEPTNGLDPAGIREMRDYLKLIAREEGIAVLVSSHLLSEMELMCSRVIVIQEGKLVTERPIGSEPQNDLVSVTFRVNDTQQVLEAVHTLDEVKVIGVQPERNEVGLQVKDEMIPQLIKILGDAGVAIYRIEEMKQSLEEEFLKWTGGNRIA, from the coding sequence ATGAACGCATCCATAAATAAACCAAGTTCGGTTGTACTGAGTGCAGAGAAAATCACTAAGACAATCGGAAACAAGAACATCGTAGACGGATTGTCTTTTGATATACACCAAGGTGAGGTTGTAGGTCTTCTTGGACCGAACGGAGCCGGAAAGACGACTACAATCCGAATGATTGTCGGACTGATTAAGATGTCCCAGGGCGACGTCATTGTACGAGGACATAGTATTCGAAACCAGTTTGTAAAAGCGATACGCCATATTGGCGGGATTATTGAAAATCCGGAGTTTTATCCGTATATGAGTGGATACGACAATCTGAAGCAGTATCAGCGGATGTCTGAAGGAATTAATGAATCAAGAATTAACGAGGTCATCAAGCTGGTCGGACTACAGGACGCTATTCACAAGAAAGTCCGTGCTTATTCCCTGGGAATGAGACAAAGACTCGGTATTGCTCAAGCGCTTCTTCATGAGCCGTCTATTTTAATTCTGGATGAGCCAACGAATGGGCTGGACCCTGCTGGTATCCGGGAAATGCGTGATTACCTGAAGCTGATCGCGAGAGAAGAGGGCATTGCTGTTCTGGTCTCAAGTCATCTGCTGTCTGAGATGGAGTTAATGTGTAGTAGAGTTATCGTGATACAGGAAGGGAAGCTCGTGACTGAGCGTCCAATAGGCAGTGAGCCACAGAATGATCTGGTTTCGGTGACTTTCCGTGTCAATGATACTCAGCAAGTGCTGGAGGCTGTACACACGCTGGATGAAGTCAAAGTGATTGGTGTTCAGCCGGAACGAAACGAAGTCGGGCTCCAGGTGAAAGATGAAATGATACCACAGCTGATCAAGATTCTGGGGGATGCTGGAGTGGCCATTTATCGGATTGAAGAGATGAAACAATCATTAGAAGAAGAATTTTTGAAATGGACAGGGGGCAACCGCATTGCGTAG